One Ranitomeya variabilis isolate aRanVar5 chromosome 5, aRanVar5.hap1, whole genome shotgun sequence DNA window includes the following coding sequences:
- the LOC143775831 gene encoding carboxypeptidase A1-like, which produces MRGVLALLALVAAATSMEDFTGQQVLRILPANEKQVELVRDLENFEDLQLDFWQGPSRPERFIDIRVPFFSLMDVKVYLESNNIQYSIMIKDLQSLLNEEKRDMKIGRSIGNARSTDTFNYATYHTFDEINSFIDTLVAENPGFVSKIQIGSSTEGRPLNVLKFSTGSNRPAFWIDTGIHSREWVTQASGLWFAKKIVQDYGNDASLTATLNKLDIFLEIVTNPDGFVYTHTSNRMWRKTRSSNSGSTCVGTDPNRNWDAGFGGGGSSSNPCSETYHGKSAHSEPEVKSIVDFVKSHGNIKGFVSIHSYSQMLLYPYGYTSVRTPDDAELNSVAKAAVNALTSLYKTKYTYGTIITTIYQASGGTVDWTYNQGIKYSYTFELRDTGLYGFTLPANQIIPTAEETWLALTKIIEHTRDNS; this is translated from the exons ATGAGGGGTGTTCTGGCGTTACTTGCCTTGGTGGCAGCTGCCACCAGCATGGAGGATTTCACCGG GCAACAGGTCCTCCGAATCCTCCCAGCCAATGAAAAACAGGTGGAACTGGTTCGTGACCTGGAAAACTTTGAGGATCTGCAG CTGGACTTCTGGCAAGGACCTTCCAGACCCGAAAGATTTATTGACATCCGTGTACCGTTCTTCAGTCTTATGGATGTAAAGGTCTATCTGGAGTCTAACAATATCCAGTACAGCATCATGATTAAAGACCTGCAG AGCTTGCTAAATGAAGAAAAGAGAGATATGAAAATTGGACGTTCCATAGGAAATGCCCGTTCTACTGATACGTTTAACTATGCCACATACCACACCTTCGATGAG ATTAACAGCTTTATTGACACTCTGGTGGCTGAAAATCCTGGATTTGTCAGCAAAATTCAGATTGGCTCAAGTACCGAGGGTCGCCCACTGAACGTTCTGAAG TTCAGCACTGGCTCTAACCGACCAGCTTTCTGGATTGATACTGGAATTCACTCCCGTGAGTGGGTTACTCAGGCCAGTGGTCTGTGGTTTGCAAAGAAG ATCGTTCAGGATTATGGAAATGATGCTTCTCTTACTGCCACTTTGAACAAACTGGATATCTTCCTGGAGATTGTGACCAACCCTGATGGCTTTGTTTACACCCACACCTCA AACCGTATGTGGCGTAAGACCAGATCTTCAAACTCTGGCTCTACCTGTGTTGGAACTGACCCCAACAGAAACTGGGATGCTGGCTTTGGAG GTGGTGGATCTAGCTCAAACCCTTGCTCTGAGACCTACCATGGAAAATCTGCTCATTCTGAGCCAGAAGTCAAGTCTATTGTTGACTTTGTGAAGAGCCATGGCAACATCAAGGGATTTGTTTCCATCCACAGCTATTCCCAGATGCTCCTCTATCCGTACGGCTACACGTCTGTCCGTACCCCAGATGACGCTGAATTG AACAGTGTTGCTAAAGCGGCAGTAAATGCATTGACTTCTCTGTATAAAACAAAGTACACATATGGAACCATCATCACCACCATCT ACCAAGCCAGTGGAGGTACCGTTGACTGGACCTACAACCAGGGCATCAAGTACTCTTACACCTTTGAGCTTCGTGATACTGGCCTTTACGGGTTTACCCTGCCAGCCAACCAGATTATCCCAACCGCTGAGGAGACCTGGCTGGCCCTTACTAAGATCATTGAGCACACTCGTGATAACTCGTAA